One region of Elusimicrobiota bacterium genomic DNA includes:
- a CDS encoding PorV/PorQ family protein: MKIIMAAPGIVLAGLIGAQPALAAGAGTTAAEFLRFGVGQPAIMSDASGACQRGATALYWNPAGLADSQCMDAYAAHYGLPGTVSYDFAGLVLPIRRGVFEGGLGLSLQMLSQGDLMRVDNTGTRTGDFSAGDFAAGAAWGGMFGPFRGGLGFKFIRQNIDDSAGSAVALDAGVQRDMGKWSVGAAVTNLGSSLKVGSTAFKLPATLRAGATYEVVKRLTLASDMSVSNGQGTRLHGGALFKLAGPISIGAGYTTGQGEDGPSGLAAGMRLSWNNFIFDASYRPFGEIGNAMQIGVGARFGCPKAAPPAPPAPPAASVLPVPVDSDGDGVRDSLDKCPGTSAGTIVDAAGCPLDSDADGVPDYLDKCPGTPAAVAVDTVGCPSAPVAAVVPEALNPACPWEQADKSCQLDIEFDYDKAELKGDFAEQLKKIAVYMSANPGARLDLRGYTDDHGEDEYNINLSKDRAEAVQKYLVQAGALDAGRLLVKGMGKSQPIASNETEEGRKKNRRVTAVLAGEPEPAAQPVAAPPAEQPVVAPPAVEPAPPAAEPKTAVEPKPAAELKVTNIKIAQSISGGYPQGTADKFDPNVGRLYCWTAVKVSPAPGTIKHVWYNPERRKALTVKLPVQPVEENASWRTWSTTKVYPGKWKVEVTDENGNVLDTITFMVGEP; the protein is encoded by the coding sequence ATGAAAATAATAATGGCGGCTCCAGGCATTGTTCTGGCGGGCCTGATAGGGGCGCAGCCGGCGCTGGCCGCGGGCGCGGGAACTACCGCGGCCGAGTTCCTCCGTTTCGGAGTGGGCCAGCCCGCGATCATGTCGGACGCGTCCGGAGCTTGCCAGCGGGGCGCAACGGCCTTATACTGGAACCCGGCCGGCCTCGCGGACTCCCAGTGCATGGACGCGTACGCGGCGCATTACGGCTTGCCGGGAACGGTCAGTTACGATTTTGCGGGGCTTGTGCTGCCCATCCGCCGCGGCGTGTTTGAGGGCGGTCTTGGCCTGTCTCTCCAGATGCTGAGTCAGGGCGATCTGATGCGGGTGGATAATACGGGGACCCGGACCGGCGATTTTTCGGCCGGAGATTTTGCGGCCGGCGCGGCCTGGGGAGGCATGTTTGGTCCGTTCCGCGGCGGCCTGGGTTTTAAATTTATCCGGCAGAACATTGACGACAGCGCGGGTTCGGCTGTGGCTTTGGACGCGGGGGTACAGCGCGATATGGGGAAATGGTCTGTTGGCGCCGCGGTTACGAACCTCGGTTCCTCTCTCAAGGTCGGTTCAACGGCGTTTAAGCTGCCTGCCACGCTGCGCGCGGGCGCCACTTATGAGGTTGTGAAGCGGTTAACGCTGGCTTCCGACATGAGCGTTTCAAACGGGCAGGGGACGCGGTTGCACGGAGGGGCTTTGTTCAAGCTCGCGGGACCGATCTCTATCGGGGCGGGGTACACGACAGGGCAGGGAGAGGACGGGCCTTCCGGGCTGGCGGCCGGGATGCGGCTCAGCTGGAACAATTTTATCTTTGACGCCTCTTACCGGCCATTCGGAGAAATAGGCAACGCGATGCAGATCGGGGTGGGAGCGCGGTTTGGTTGCCCTAAGGCCGCTCCTCCCGCTCCTCCCGCTCCCCCCGCGGCCTCCGTACTCCCCGTGCCCGTCGATTCGGACGGGGATGGCGTGCGGGACTCTTTGGATAAATGCCCCGGCACTTCCGCCGGGACGATAGTTGACGCGGCCGGCTGCCCCCTGGACAGCGATGCCGACGGCGTACCGGATTACTTAGACAAGTGTCCCGGCACACCGGCGGCGGTAGCCGTGGATACGGTCGGTTGTCCTTCGGCGCCGGTTGCAGCAGTTGTTCCCGAAGCCTTGAACCCCGCCTGCCCATGGGAGCAGGCGGACAAGTCGTGCCAGTTGGATATAGAATTTGATTACGACAAGGCCGAGCTCAAAGGCGATTTCGCCGAACAGTTAAAAAAGATAGCGGTGTATATGTCGGCCAATCCCGGGGCGCGGCTTGACCTGCGGGGTTATACCGATGACCACGGCGAGGATGAATATAATATCAATCTTTCCAAAGACCGGGCAGAGGCGGTTCAAAAGTACCTTGTCCAGGCGGGGGCTCTGGACGCCGGCCGCCTATTAGTCAAGGGAATGGGCAAGTCGCAGCCCATCGCATCCAACGAGACCGAAGAAGGCCGCAAGAAAAACCGGCGCGTGACCGCGGTCCTCGCCGGCGAGCCGGAACCCGCGGCGCAGCCTGTCGCCGCGCCGCCCGCGGAGCAGCCTGTCGTAGCGCCGCCCGCGGTTGAACCGGCTCCGCCCGCCGCCGAACCTAAAACTGCTGTTGAGCCGAAACCCGCTGCTGAACTTAAAGTTACCAATATAAAAATTGCTCAAAGCATAAGCGGGGGCTATCCGCAGGGAACGGCGGATAAGTTCGATCCGAATGTCGGCCGGCTATACTGCTGGACCGCGGTGAAAGTTTCGCCCGCGCCGGGGACTATAAAACACGTCTGGTACAACCCGGAAAGAAGAAAAGCCCTGACGGTTAAACTGCCGGTGCAGCCGGTGGAGGAAAATGCGTCCTGGCGTACGTGGAGCACGACCAAAGTATACCCGGGCAAATGGAAAGTTGAAGTAACCGACGAGAACGGAAATGTGCTGGATACTATAACGTTCATGGTCGGGGAGCCGTAA